From one Opitutaceae bacterium genomic stretch:
- a CDS encoding AAA family ATPase, with protein MIASIAFRNFKALRQTSVELSPFNLVIGPNGSGKSSLIEALVRLRTLARLPLAGGGREPDRSASAPEVSFRFFPPFDGWEAVMSCASDDKCDLLNVFPLSKGEGTGTWEELRKRLLRLRRFELDHNAIAMAAPRRENQELKANGGNLAALVLRWKEEHPAIFAAWATQVLRVFPEYDDIAIHDVSGNDLALGMRITGERTRVPAQDLSQGTLYAMVIFALAVDPSPPSIVCIEELDRGLHPRILREIQDAMYSLSHPASQGLGREPVQVLATSHSPYLLDLYRDHVEEVILTEKIGTAAHFKKLTERKDLSELLEGASLGDLWFTGILGGVPACDAGGTVTFGSR; from the coding sequence ATGATCGCGTCGATTGCCTTTCGAAATTTCAAGGCCCTGCGGCAGACCTCGGTTGAGCTGTCGCCGTTCAATCTCGTGATCGGTCCGAACGGCTCCGGGAAATCCAGCCTGATCGAGGCGCTGGTTCGCCTGCGGACGCTCGCCCGCCTGCCGCTTGCCGGCGGCGGACGCGAACCGGACCGGAGCGCGAGTGCACCCGAGGTTTCATTTCGCTTCTTTCCGCCATTCGATGGATGGGAGGCGGTCATGAGCTGCGCCTCCGACGACAAGTGCGATCTTCTCAATGTCTTTCCGTTGTCGAAGGGCGAGGGGACGGGCACATGGGAGGAACTGAGGAAAAGACTGCTCAGGCTGCGGCGTTTTGAGCTCGACCACAATGCCATCGCGATGGCCGCGCCGAGAAGGGAGAACCAGGAGCTCAAGGCGAACGGGGGCAATCTTGCAGCGCTGGTGCTGCGGTGGAAAGAGGAGCATCCGGCGATATTCGCCGCCTGGGCGACACAGGTGCTGCGGGTGTTTCCGGAATACGACGACATTGCAATTCATGACGTCTCCGGAAATGACCTCGCCCTGGGGATGCGAATCACAGGCGAACGGACCCGCGTGCCCGCCCAGGACCTGTCGCAGGGGACGCTCTACGCGATGGTGATCTTCGCGCTCGCCGTCGATCCCAGTCCGCCGTCGATCGTATGCATCGAGGAACTGGACAGGGGCCTTCACCCGCGCATCCTTCGCGAGATCCAGGATGCGATGTATTCGCTCAGCCACCCTGCGTCGCAGGGGCTTGGCCGCGAGCCGGTGCAGGTTCTGGCGACCTCGCATTCACCGTACCTTCTCGACCTCTATCGGGACCACGTCGAGGAGGTCATCCTCACGGAAAAAATCGGGACGGCGGCGCATTTCAAGAAACTCACGGAGCGCAAGGATCTCAGTGAGCTGCTGGAGGGTGCTTCATTGGGCGATCTCTGGTTCACGGGAATCCTGGGTGGAGTGCCCGCGTGCGATGCGGGTGGAACGGTGACGTTTGGATCGCGATGA